A stretch of Desulfatiglans sp. DNA encodes these proteins:
- the rplC gene encoding 50S ribosomal protein L3: protein MGNRIFGKKLGMTRYFLDEGKSVPVTLVQAGPCIVIQKKTIDKDGYEAIQVGFEEKKESRVNKPLKGHQKAAGNKYFQFLKEIRVKDAKEYELGQEITADIFQIGDMVTVSGKSIGRGFTGVVKRWGFGGGRWTHGSRSHRVPGSIGNSTTPGRVVKGRKLPGRFGFERITVKNLKVLDVRPDINLIAIKGPLPGSDNSIIEICRL from the coding sequence ATGGGCAACAGGATATTTGGTAAGAAACTCGGCATGACACGCTACTTTCTTGATGAAGGAAAGAGTGTGCCTGTAACACTGGTACAAGCCGGCCCATGTATTGTTATTCAGAAAAAGACCATTGATAAAGATGGTTATGAGGCTATTCAGGTTGGTTTTGAAGAAAAGAAAGAGAGCAGGGTCAATAAACCTTTAAAAGGCCATCAAAAGGCTGCTGGTAATAAATATTTTCAATTTCTCAAGGAGATCAGAGTTAAGGATGCCAAGGAATATGAACTCGGTCAGGAAATTACAGCAGATATCTTTCAGATTGGCGACATGGTTACTGTTTCCGGAAAGAGTATAGGACGTGGATTTACCGGTGTTGTAAAACGATGGGGGTTTGGCGGTGGAAGATGGACTCATGGTTCAAGATCCCATAGAGTGCCTGGGTCCATTGGTAACAGTACAACACCTGGCAGGGTTGTCAAAGGAAGGAAACTTCCCGGAAGGTTTGGTTTCGAAAGAATCACAGTAAAAAATTTAAAGGTGCTTGATGTAAGACCTGATATTAACCTTATAGCAATAAAAGGACCGTTACCAGGTAGTGATAATTCGATAATTGAAATCTGCAGATTGTAG